Proteins co-encoded in one Paraburkholderia terrae genomic window:
- a CDS encoding PelD GGDEF domain-containing protein, protein MNTVTAQSAASAASSAAKPRQSNPFGNLSAWRRLVAPAVSRPFSIVETVVFIGVVFAVSYTLDRNDPFLLHTGFPWLWFAPLIIALRYGTLLGLLGCAMLIGAYQLFTQVLTQGSTAAWPTLFFTGGVLQTIVAGHFGDTWGSRAQRANAINDYLNDRLVAITNSHYLMRLSHERLEKDLLTKPTTLRDSITELRRISVAHGLDTKPHGSGDMPGTRELLEFVAQACQIEVAALYPVHDGKVGRDALAHIGDTFDFDPRDELVQRALETRAVAHLKSEERPVMNTHLLVCAPLISADGTMLAMLAIRRMPFLSLNFDNLQLLLVLLGYYADGVEHSQQVRDIQHAVPDCPYEFALDVSRLTRLERSAGITSSLVALVFPHDDAGDSFFEHVMRRRRSLDLMWPVKSAGQSVLLNLMPATDATGVDGYLARIESSLRAQFNLDLEGARIGVHTLHLGGDEPGVALKRLLLRSGLDG, encoded by the coding sequence GTGAATACCGTCACCGCGCAAAGCGCCGCCAGTGCCGCCAGTAGTGCGGCCAAACCGCGCCAATCGAACCCGTTCGGCAACCTGAGCGCGTGGCGGCGCCTCGTCGCGCCCGCGGTGTCGCGTCCGTTTTCCATCGTGGAGACGGTCGTGTTCATCGGCGTGGTCTTCGCGGTTTCCTATACGCTCGATCGCAACGATCCGTTCCTGCTGCACACGGGCTTTCCGTGGCTGTGGTTCGCGCCGCTCATCATCGCGCTGCGTTACGGCACGCTGCTCGGCCTGCTCGGCTGCGCGATGCTGATCGGCGCATACCAGCTGTTCACGCAGGTGCTGACGCAGGGCAGTACGGCCGCATGGCCGACGCTGTTCTTCACGGGCGGCGTGCTGCAGACCATCGTCGCGGGCCACTTCGGCGATACGTGGGGCAGCCGCGCGCAGCGCGCGAACGCGATCAACGACTATCTGAACGACCGGCTCGTCGCGATCACGAACAGTCACTATCTGATGCGCCTGTCGCACGAGCGCCTCGAAAAGGACCTGTTGACGAAGCCGACCACGTTGCGCGATTCGATCACCGAGCTGCGCCGCATTTCCGTCGCGCATGGTCTCGATACAAAACCGCATGGTTCAGGCGACATGCCCGGCACGCGCGAACTGCTCGAATTCGTCGCGCAGGCCTGCCAGATCGAAGTGGCTGCGCTGTATCCCGTGCATGACGGCAAGGTGGGGCGCGACGCGCTCGCGCATATCGGCGATACGTTCGACTTCGATCCGCGCGACGAACTCGTGCAGCGCGCGCTCGAAACGCGTGCCGTCGCGCATCTGAAGAGCGAAGAGCGGCCGGTGATGAACACGCATCTGCTGGTATGCGCGCCGCTGATTTCTGCCGACGGCACCATGCTCGCGATGCTCGCCATCCGTCGCATGCCGTTCCTGTCGCTGAATTTCGACAATCTGCAACTGCTGCTCGTGCTGCTCGGCTACTACGCCGACGGCGTCGAGCACTCGCAGCAGGTGCGCGATATCCAGCACGCGGTGCCCGATTGCCCGTACGAATTCGCGCTCGACGTGAGCCGGCTCACGCGGCTCGAACGCTCGGCAGGCATCACGTCGTCGCTGGTGGCGCTCGTGTTCCCGCATGACGATGCCGGCGATTCGTTCTTCGAGCACGTGATGCGCCGTCGTCGTTCGCTCGACCTGATGTGGCCGGTGAAATCGGCGGGGCAGTCGGTGCTGCTGAACCTGATGCCCGCAACCGACGCAACGGGCGTCGATGGCTATCTCGCGCGGATCGAATCGAGCCTGCGCGCGCAGTTCAATCTCGACCTCGAAGGCGCGCGCATCGGCGTACACACGCTGCATCTGGGCGGCGACGAGCCGGGCGTGGCGTTGAAGCGTCTTCTTCTGCGTAGTGGTCTCGATGGATAA
- a CDS encoding tetratricopeptide repeat protein — MNDKTNDKRPRIVPTWLVYTLTGVVLATMYGVSPRGGLRQRVASVGAPSELSVAYLEAWSKVRPDNEEFLSLLGAQYLYLGRTDDAERIATRMEALGTDDMMRSAMMLHLSVTEQRTFAIPEEDPRRAPALEELRARLTQAAKLPWAPKDLEWLAQRSAAVGMPDLAAHLYARLSANDPDGRTKWDTQITRYALQVGDYHAAADAWFRQEAVAQTRDEQRRCFVAGVRTLQSGNLLDDALTAADAHLGKLADDPATLIVMLNLARAANRPDAVDRYAKLLAKYALAEPSSPLAEHVRRVAQAGYAYMDGPVAYRHGGSLVSLRAAMREAAAQEQGEVRVIRVATQAAPVAPAAQAPQAASSVNGVDASAVRSDPSVANVVFQAFVESGDLASAQKVAAQQVQRDPRSVEWVKRLAQVAEWNRDPSLALKSWLDYAQLSNDQVGWQNVLRIAPMLDDDEAYLTALVHEARAKPNDLKLIDNVTATYERLGRPDDGLAFLRSLPRATNADAIDQRIGQLAERAGHDDQALATYRAVQARHPNDANAALRTASVLYRQGDYRASLAALKTARAGAKDSDEDFWRNYAELARLLQRDDDANEAYFHLIASGAATPEDLGDMTYFYDPYPIDAGRVAELRYRRDHTVRALQDAIFYYTDAQAMDRIATLLASLTPDELKAAEASPALLGVRAEYYRLINEPQKALADLKRAVDLPGASSDLRAAYLWTLVDYGSDGDLREALKRWRGSADQSSALWEPYAAAEMRLNRPVAALEYLRRQSAMMSRDPLWLLTYADAQEQAGHDGLAWSIRKKVWLQMQQDEAQLVKLHGAQRAAMRGRTAQDAETLEDLRGRRVTLSAEYATGDTSAALLDSLMSARPASADNAIARRTMIGTAKGLPGGAPLDGAGLPENARVRGAVAKEVAVAWALSKESNPLAKRWLAQQYAERLSRPADAQLTIALAENDIPEMERLLAVERSRLPVNDRIDATIAVDRPDRAQQLAFNALDGAPEDTDLHTRVTETTLDWPQSIDADVVNHIEHPLDYVETTLAASRKIAERYLVGVTAVQHFQHSTDITQLVNVPSVDRWLNIYGERQTRDTSFTITGGRRVGSAAFYTLDLAGEVGRNSPLTLGVRAGRNQVADENQTLLIGGMKDNVIGDLTYRMTERITLTGSVEADRFYSQARNYIGSGVLSTAEVTYRIRTTYPDYTLRALITHGGYGASGQPDALFTRLLPTALQPATAQDFMPDTYTQYGFYFGFGNDLLEQYTHAWRPFFDVGIVHDSIQGWGPDVSLGIAGAVFGGDHLAVFLQHQRVSKIGTPVTLLGARYKWFY, encoded by the coding sequence GTGAACGATAAAACGAACGACAAACGTCCCCGTATCGTTCCGACGTGGCTCGTCTACACGCTCACGGGCGTGGTGCTCGCGACCATGTACGGCGTCTCGCCGCGCGGCGGCTTGCGCCAGCGCGTCGCGTCCGTCGGCGCGCCGAGCGAGCTGAGTGTCGCGTATCTGGAAGCGTGGTCGAAGGTGCGGCCCGACAACGAGGAATTCCTGTCGTTGCTGGGCGCGCAATATCTGTATCTGGGACGCACCGACGACGCCGAGCGCATCGCCACGCGCATGGAAGCGCTCGGCACCGACGACATGATGCGTAGCGCGATGATGCTGCATCTGTCGGTGACGGAGCAGCGCACCTTCGCGATTCCCGAAGAAGATCCGCGCCGCGCGCCCGCGCTCGAAGAGCTGCGCGCGCGTCTGACGCAGGCTGCGAAGCTGCCGTGGGCGCCGAAGGATCTGGAGTGGCTCGCGCAGCGTTCGGCCGCCGTCGGCATGCCCGATCTCGCGGCGCATCTGTATGCGCGTCTGTCGGCCAACGATCCCGACGGACGCACGAAGTGGGACACGCAGATCACGCGTTACGCGCTGCAGGTCGGTGACTACCACGCAGCCGCCGATGCATGGTTCCGTCAGGAAGCCGTGGCGCAGACGCGCGACGAGCAGCGCCGTTGCTTCGTCGCGGGCGTGCGCACGCTGCAGTCGGGCAATCTGCTCGACGACGCACTGACGGCCGCCGACGCGCATCTCGGCAAGCTCGCCGACGATCCCGCGACGCTCATCGTGATGCTCAATCTTGCGCGCGCGGCGAATCGTCCGGATGCAGTCGACCGGTACGCGAAGCTGCTGGCGAAGTACGCGCTCGCCGAGCCGTCGTCGCCGCTGGCCGAGCATGTGCGCCGTGTGGCGCAAGCGGGTTATGCCTATATGGATGGTCCCGTCGCGTATCGGCATGGCGGCTCGCTCGTCAGCCTGCGCGCCGCGATGCGCGAGGCAGCGGCGCAAGAGCAGGGCGAAGTGCGCGTGATCCGCGTTGCCACGCAAGCAGCGCCAGTAGCACCGGCAGCGCAAGCACCGCAAGCCGCAAGCAGCGTGAACGGCGTTGACGCATCCGCAGTCCGCTCGGACCCGAGTGTCGCGAACGTCGTGTTTCAGGCCTTCGTCGAATCGGGCGATCTGGCGAGCGCACAAAAGGTTGCCGCGCAGCAGGTGCAGCGCGATCCGCGTTCGGTGGAATGGGTCAAGCGTCTCGCGCAGGTCGCCGAATGGAATCGCGATCCGTCGCTCGCGCTGAAGTCCTGGCTCGACTATGCGCAACTGTCGAACGATCAGGTTGGCTGGCAGAACGTGCTGCGCATCGCGCCGATGCTCGACGACGACGAAGCCTATCTGACAGCACTCGTACACGAAGCGCGTGCGAAACCGAACGACCTGAAGCTGATCGACAACGTGACGGCAACGTACGAACGTCTCGGCCGTCCCGACGATGGCCTCGCGTTCCTGCGCTCGCTGCCGCGCGCGACGAACGCCGATGCGATCGATCAACGCATCGGCCAGCTCGCCGAGCGCGCGGGTCATGACGATCAGGCGCTCGCGACGTATCGCGCGGTGCAGGCGCGTCATCCGAACGACGCGAATGCGGCGCTGCGCACGGCGAGCGTGCTGTACCGGCAGGGCGACTATCGTGCGTCGCTGGCCGCGCTGAAAACGGCGCGCGCGGGCGCGAAAGACAGCGACGAGGACTTCTGGCGCAACTACGCGGAACTTGCGCGCCTGCTGCAACGGGACGACGACGCGAACGAAGCGTATTTCCATCTGATCGCGAGCGGCGCGGCGACGCCCGAAGACCTCGGCGACATGACGTACTTCTACGACCCGTATCCGATCGATGCGGGCCGTGTCGCCGAATTGCGTTATCGCCGCGACCACACGGTGCGCGCGTTGCAGGACGCGATCTTCTACTACACCGACGCGCAGGCGATGGACCGCATCGCGACGCTGCTCGCGAGTCTCACGCCCGACGAGCTCAAAGCGGCCGAAGCCTCGCCCGCATTGCTCGGCGTGCGCGCCGAATACTACCGCCTCATCAATGAGCCGCAAAAGGCGCTCGCCGATCTGAAGCGCGCCGTCGATTTGCCGGGCGCGAGTTCCGATCTGCGGGCGGCGTATCTGTGGACGCTGGTCGACTACGGCAGCGACGGCGATCTGCGCGAAGCGCTCAAGCGCTGGCGCGGCAGTGCCGATCAAAGCTCGGCCTTGTGGGAGCCGTACGCAGCCGCCGAAATGCGCCTGAACCGGCCCGTCGCGGCGCTCGAATATCTGCGCCGCCAGTCGGCGATGATGTCGCGCGATCCGCTGTGGCTGCTCACCTATGCCGACGCGCAGGAGCAGGCGGGGCATGACGGCCTCGCGTGGTCGATCCGCAAGAAGGTGTGGCTGCAGATGCAGCAGGACGAAGCGCAACTCGTGAAGCTGCATGGCGCGCAGCGCGCGGCGATGCGCGGCCGCACCGCGCAGGACGCCGAGACGCTCGAAGACCTGCGTGGCCGACGCGTGACGCTCTCGGCCGAATACGCAACGGGCGATACGTCCGCTGCGCTGCTCGACAGCCTGATGTCGGCGCGGCCCGCATCGGCTGACAATGCCATCGCACGCCGCACGATGATCGGCACGGCGAAGGGGCTGCCGGGCGGTGCGCCGCTGGACGGCGCAGGGTTGCCGGAGAACGCGCGCGTACGCGGCGCCGTCGCGAAGGAAGTGGCCGTGGCGTGGGCGCTGTCGAAGGAAAGTAATCCGCTGGCGAAGCGCTGGCTCGCGCAGCAATACGCGGAGCGCCTGTCGCGTCCCGCCGATGCGCAGCTGACCATCGCGCTTGCGGAGAACGATATCCCCGAGATGGAACGCCTCCTCGCGGTGGAACGCTCGCGCCTGCCCGTCAACGACCGCATCGACGCGACGATCGCCGTCGACCGGCCGGATCGCGCGCAGCAGCTCGCGTTCAACGCGCTCGACGGCGCGCCGGAAGACACCGACCTGCATACGCGCGTGACGGAAACGACGCTCGACTGGCCGCAATCGATCGACGCCGATGTCGTCAATCACATCGAGCATCCGCTCGATTACGTTGAGACGACGCTCGCGGCCAGCCGCAAGATAGCCGAGCGCTACCTCGTCGGCGTAACGGCCGTGCAGCACTTCCAGCATTCGACGGACATCACGCAGCTGGTCAATGTGCCGTCCGTCGACCGCTGGCTCAACATCTACGGCGAGCGGCAAACGCGTGACACATCGTTCACGATCACGGGCGGCCGTCGCGTCGGCTCGGCCGCGTTCTACACGCTCGATCTCGCGGGCGAAGTGGGGCGCAACTCGCCGCTGACACTCGGCGTGCGCGCGGGCCGCAACCAGGTCGCGGATGAAAACCAGACGCTGCTGATCGGTGGCATGAAGGACAACGTGATCGGCGATCTGACCTACCGGATGACGGAGCGGATCACGCTCACGGGCAGTGTCGAAGCGGACCGCTTCTATAGCCAGGCACGGAACTACATCGGCAGCGGCGTGCTGTCGACGGCGGAAGTGACCTACCGCATCCGCACGACTTATCCGGACTACACGTTGCGCGCGCTGATCACACACGGCGGCTACGGCGCAAGCGGCCAGCCTGACGCGCTGTTCACGCGCCTCTTGCCGACGGCCTTGCAGCCCGCGACCGCGCAGGACTTCATGCCGGACACGTACACGCAATACGGCTTCTACTTCGGCTTCGGCAACGATCTGCTCGAGCAGTACACGCATGCATGGCGTCCTTTCTTCGACGTGGGCATCGTGCATGACTCGATTCAGGGTTGGGGGCCGGACGTGAGTCTCGGCATTGCAGGCGCAGTGTTTGGCGGCGATCACCTGGCGGTGTTCCTTCAGCATCAGCGCGTGTCGAAGATCGGCACGCCCGTCACGTTGCTGGGCGCGCGGTACAAGTGGTTCTACTAA